From Stigmatopora nigra isolate UIUO_SnigA chromosome 17, RoL_Snig_1.1, whole genome shotgun sequence, a single genomic window includes:
- the LOC144210816 gene encoding uncharacterized protein LOC144210816, giving the protein MALPTFSLIFILLATASARPVEDIVTQDADIAENGRQHGSLDGDEWFLTKSEPAQSHNSSESRDISESESSEKSLRVFSKEALIEASKESSEESSEESSEESSEETPSKFSEGSAELSSEESSEESPEELSKESPEKSSNESSQESSEESSEDSSRESSAESSDESSQESSEESSEDSSQESSEESSQESSEESSQESSEESSQESSEESRESSEEVPVTEPTITTTEDSDTTTPKPATPSPKETVTTTTSGDVNDVSTESERRGDN; this is encoded by the exons ATGGCTCTTCCAACATTTTCACTTATCTTTATACTTCTTGCTACAGCATCTGCCAGACCA GTTGAGGACATTGTGACTCAGGACGCTGACATCGCTGAAAATGGCCGGCAACATGGATCACTGGATGGGGACGAGTGGTTTCTGACCAAGTCCGAGCCAGCTCAATCACATAACTCGTCCGAATCTAGAGACATCTCTGAAAGTGAGTCTTCTGAGAAGTCCTTAAGAGTTTTTTCCAAAGAGGCGCTGATCGAAGCTTCCAAGGAGTCATCAGAAGAATCTTCTGAGGAGTCATCAGAAGAATCTTCTGAGGAGACACCTTCCAAATTTTCTGAGGGGTCGGCTGAGTTGTCTTCTGAGGAATCTTCTGAAGAGTCTCCAGAAGAACTCTCAAAAGAGTCTCCAGAGAAATCCTCCAATGAATCATCCCAGGAATCATCAGAGGAGTCTTCAGAAGACTCATCCCGGGAATCATCAGCGGAGTCTTCAGATGAGTCATCTCAGGAGTCTTCAGAGGAGTCTTCAgaggactcatctcaggagtcTTCAGAGGAGTCATCTCAGGAGTCTTCAGAGGAGTCATCTCAGGAGTCTTCAGAAGAGTCATCTCAGGAGTCCTCCGAGGAGTCTCGGGAATCTTCTGAGGAAGTTCCTGTCACAGAGCCCACCATAACAACCACAGAAGACAGTGATACCACAACCCCAAAACCAGCCACACCCAGCCCAAAAGAAACAGTGACGACAACAACTTCTGGAGATGTGAATGACGTCTCAACAGAGAGTGAAAGAAGAGGAGATAACTAA
- the spp1 gene encoding osteopontin, whose protein sequence is MKVAFVFVLLFAAVLCRPAKKYSDSSAESSEEVVRRPASSLFRKKMAELTRLRVAPFKLFQNFFAPFTAGSDESKDSSNDKAAVEIPSFLNFETTDEAATETPSVDNQDEPSKDGDDEDDDDDEEEESEESESEEDEEDEEDSSESGEFSTAAPETVTPVVVTDEPQYEATEDPLLPTIVTDTDSGRGDSMGGYPSEYKSYVYPEEKSYHKAPSSYKSYEYVDSGKKSGYDMPINNEVEKSPEMYKSETYQKHSEIMEEDTSTPENQEVLPEEEENAGTSDSGSSADVDQQEAESEETNTTPEAADSDSDESESSESDSDEQEVDPENTTDMPVVITAR, encoded by the exons ATGAAAGtggcatttgtatttgttttactcTTTGCTGCAGTTCTCTGCCGACCA GCAAAAAAGTATTCTGACAGTTCTGCAGAGAGCTCTGAAGAAGTG GTCAGACGACCTGCATCTTCGCTCTTCAGGAAAAAGATGGCTGAATTGACTCGACTCCGCGTGGCACCATTTAAG CTTTTTCAGAATTTTTTCGCACCCTTTACAGCTGGTTCAGATGAAAGCAAAGACAGTTCCAATGAC aaggcAGCCGTCGAAATTCCATCTTTTCTCAACTTTGAGACGACAGATGAAGCTGCAACTGAAACGCCCTCTGTCGACAACCAAGATGAACCCAGTAAAGATGGCGATGATgaggacgatgatgacgatgaagaagaagaatcagAGGAAAGT GAAAGtgaagaagatgaggaagatgaagaagacaGCTCTGAATCTGGCGAATTTTCCACTGCAGCTCCTGAAACAGTGACCCCTGTAGTTGTGACCGACGAGCCCCAGTATGAAGCTACAGAGGACCCCCTGTTGCCCACAATTGTCACAGACACAGATTCAGGCCGTGGTGACAGCATGGGAGGATACCCCAGCGAATACAAGAGCTATGTCTACCCGGAGGAGAAGAGCTATCACAAGGCTCCTTCATCTTACAAGTCCTATGAATACGTTGACAGCGGGAAAAAATCAGGTTATGACATGCCCATTAACAATGAAGTGGAGAAGTCACCAGAGATGTACAAGAGTGAG ACTTACCAGAAACACTCTGAAATCATGGAAGAAGACACCAGCACTCCTGAAAACCAGGAAGTTCTaccagaggaggaggaaaatgcAGGTACAAGCGACAGTGGAAGCTCTGCAGATGTTGATCAACAGGAAGCCGAGTCTGAGGAGACGAATACCACCCCTGAAGCAGCCGACAGCGATTCTGATGAAAGCGAGAGCTCGGAGAGTGACTCAGATGAGCAAGAAGTTGACCCCGAGAACACCACTGACATGCCTGTGGTTATCACCGCCAGATAA